The genomic window ATCGACGCGGCCAACGAGACCACCTGGCAGAGCCTGCTCACCGAGACGGCCGCTGTTGCGAGCGCGCCCGGACCCTTGGTCATCGACGTCAACGGCGTCGACTTCATGGGTTGCTGCGCGCTGGCCGCCCTGGCAGACGAGGCCGAACGCTGCCAGCAGCGCGGCATCCAACTGCGCCTCGTCAGCCAAAATCCCGGCGTCACCCGCATCATCGAAGCGTGTGCGCTCGACGAGATCCTGCCCGTACACGCCACGACCGAAGCTGCGCTCTCGGCGGCTTGACTCGCACGGGTGTAAGGCAGGCTCTTTTCCAAACCCACGTCCGTGGGGCACGCTAATACTGCGCGTTGACAATCTGGCCGCTGTTGCGTGCGCATTGGCGCACCCGGCCGCTTTGTCAATCGGTCCGCGGGAGGTACGGCCACATGGCGGCCGAAAGGGACTGGGACAGCGAGGTGGGCGCGGCTGAGGACGTGCGCCGCATCTTCGAGAACATCCCTGCCATGGTGGTCGGTTTAGCAGGGCCCGATCACCACTTCATCGCGGCCAATGCCGCGTACCGGGCATTCAGCGCGACATTCAAGAATGTGGGGCAACCCGCGCGGGAGGTGTATCCCGAGCTGGAAAGCCAGCAGATATACGACATGTTCGACCGGGTCTACCAAACGGGCGAGCCGCAATCTGGAAAAGAGTGGCGCATCCAGGCCGACTATGACGGTACGGGAATGCAGGAGCGCTACTTCGACTTCTTGGTCACGCCGCGTCGCCGCCCCGACGGGTCCATCGAAGGTGTCCAGCTCATTTTCGACGACGTCACCACCCGAGTGCGGGCGCGCCTTGCCGCCGAAGCGCGGGTCGAAGAACTCTCCGCGCGTTATCGAAACGTCCGGGATTCGGCGACGGTCATGCAGCAAGCGTTGCTGGCGTCTTCGGTCCCCGTCGTTCCCGGAGCCGACATCGCCGCCCAGTACCTTGTCGCGGCCGAAGACACCGCGGCCGGCGGTGACTGGTTCGACGCGTTGGCGCTCGGGGAGCGCTTGGTGCTCATAGTCGGAGACGTGGTCGGCCATGGCGTGGAGGCCGCCGCGGTGATGTCTCAACTGCGCACCGCGTTGCGGATGCAGATCTCGGCCGGCCACACGATCGGCGAAGCCCTTGAGGCAGTGGACCGCTTCCACGACCAGGTGCCCGGATCAAAGTCGGCCACGATCTGTGTCGGCTCCCTCGAGTTGGCGACGGGCGAGTTGCAATACTGCACCGCGGGCCACCCACCGCCCTTGTTGGTGACCGCGGATTCCGGCTCCCGATACGTCGAGCCATCCGGCGCCGGTCCCCTGGGTAGCGGCAC from Mycobacterium kubicae includes these protein-coding regions:
- a CDS encoding anti-sigma factor antagonist (This anti-anti-sigma factor, or anti-sigma factor antagonist, belongs to a family that includes characterized members SpoIIAA, RsbV, RsfA, and RsfB.), coding for MNVGPAEVFAAPLLLSSRLASELDEPRSALRAKTERSGSAVVIRADGEIDAANETTWQSLLTETAAVASAPGPLVIDVNGVDFMGCCALAALADEAERCQQRGIQLRLVSQNPGVTRIIEACALDEILPVHATTEAALSAA